CGATTTCACCGCGCGTCAGCCGCCGGCGCGCCACCGCACGGGTGTGGTCGGTAACGAGATTACTGGCAATGCGAAAGAGATAGGCCTGCGGATTTTCAATCGCCACAGCGCCCCCGGCCTGGCTGACGCGAATCCATGTCTCTTGCGCAAGATCCTCCGCTAACGCCGGATCGCGGGTTCGCTGTGTCAGGAACCGAACGAGAGCCTCACGCTGCCGAAGATAAAATGACCGGATATTGGAGCGATCCTGAGTCATCGACAAAACTGACCTGATATGCGCTGGCGGCCGATGCGCAGAAACCGCAAGATGACGATACACGCCGCAAGTTTTCGGCACAATTCCCAGCTCGTCGGACTGAGAAAGATCAGAATTGTTCGAAATTGCAGCCGACATGCTCGTAAATGACTGCTTTGGATCAAGGCGGACATGGTCTGACAGATGAATTTCGAGTGAGTTGAAATAAAGTGGCCCGGACGGGACCACTTCGGCCATTTTCCGACTTCGAAACCGAACGCATCTTGGCAGCCCGGTCAACAGCTCCCGTCGAGCAGTGCGATCATTTTCGAAGAGCTTCTTCTTATCGGAGCTGCGCCCTGGCCTTCAGCAGCACCGACAGCTAGAGATCAATAGACCAACTTTACCGGGTGAAACGCCGCTTTAGCATCCAAGGAGAGCCATTCAAGATCAAGAACAACTTCCAGCAGGCCCCTGAAAAAGGCTGGCGTTCTGTATGGATCTGGCGGGAAGAAGCGGGTCCCCTACTCGCTCCGGCACACCTACGCCACGATGAGATTGTCGGAGGGCGTCAGCGTCTTTCAGCTAGCGGCTAACATGGGCACCTCGGTCGAGATGATCGAGAAGTTTTACGGTAAAAAGCGGATACGCGATCCGAAGGCGGCGACGGAGCTTACCAAAAATGGACCGCCCTGCGAACTGTAGAAACGTTAAATCGATTCGAGGGTCCGCCTGACGTGCTCTAACATTCCAAAGGCCCACGGCTGCTCTTTTCCATCGATCAACACGACGTCCGGCCACAGCAGATATCCCGACCTTTGTGATCAATTCGTGCCTCAAACGGTTCCGCGCGACACACGATGAGCCCAAGCCACCTACACAGGCTATTCGAACTGGAAGGCGTCTCATTTTCCGAATATATCGTGCGCGAGAGGCTTAAGCGCGCGCAAGGCATGCTGCGCAAAAGACGACATTCTCACTCCGCCACACTTCAGCCGGGAGATCCCCGGCGCAAAGCTTGTCGAACTGCACAAGGGCGGACACTGCGCATCGGAGACGAATACGGCGGCATTCAATGCCGCCGTTCTTGATTTTATCGCGGAACATGAAGGGGGGCAGTAGCGCTCAGGCCGCCGACAGTTTCGCCGCTCCCGTAAACGCCCGCACGACGGCATCGCTCCGTGCTGTCCAGCCGAAGAACTTCTGGACGTTGAAAACGCTCGCTTCAAAAATCGAATCGGAGCCGGCCTGCAATGTGGCATCGGGCACCATCACCGCAAAGAATTCGCGATGGTAGGCGTCACGCAATGTCGATTCCACGCAGACATTGGTGTTCACACCAACCAGCAGCAATGTTGTGATGCCGCGGGCGCGCAAAAGCTGTTCGAGATTGGTGCCGGCAAAGCCGCTGTAGCGAGCCTTCGGCACCACAGCCTC
The genomic region above belongs to Pseudorhodoplanes sinuspersici and contains:
- a CDS encoding sigma-70 family RNA polymerase sigma factor → MAEVVPSGPLYFNSLEIHLSDHVRLDPKQSFTSMSAAISNNSDLSQSDELGIVPKTCGVYRHLAVSAHRPPAHIRSVLSMTQDRSNIRSFYLRQREALVRFLTQRTRDPALAEDLAQETWIRVSQAGGAVAIENPQAYLFRIASNLVTDHTRAVARRRLTRGEIDEILQIPEDEPDPEKITIDRSELQRVLGLLQDLPDRQRQILLMSRLERLPHHAIARQFGISTRTVEFELTRALTACRPSPKK